The following nucleotide sequence is from Pseudomonadota bacterium.
AGGGGTGCAATACCTTGCGCTCGACAAGCACGGCAACGGTTTTTTGCATCTTATCGCTGACCACCTGACCGATCAGGATCCGCGGCGCTTTTAGCGGCTCATTCATGCGGATTCGCCTTGCTTGAGCTCGTGAAGCACGGTCTTCACGCGGGCGATCTCCCGTCTCACACCTTGGAGCCGGGCCGGCCTCACCGTTTGACCGGCGCCTCTTTGCATAC
It contains:
- the rpmC gene encoding 50S ribosomal protein L29; its protein translation is MQANELRKKQPGELQSLLLDLRREQFNLRMQRGAGQTVRPARLQGVRREIARVKTVLHELKQGESA